In Bacillota bacterium, a single window of DNA contains:
- a CDS encoding S-layer homology domain-containing protein — MSYWLYRGQSQVQVGNGLPLANGLFLDELRLTEGPGVYRLVVNADAGGTTLSRVVYVIARGGAFAERRVTGAASPQARIAWTDDPRLTLTGPYAGSKVYVRKLTEPTEALAVYDLSLPGAAATTTLGLNLAAGDGVYRLTYDPVPGSTATRSDTTVVLDQPSDPWTPVTVPAGQSLPVTAGAAYSTTRQLTLTGTSANEKVGLFVYNAAGTRLQYVTASRSADGSFSGGVYLNGANDDTYLISIADGPAGAQTLTVRWSVVVKVGSGGAGVGAGATTSGTSAATLLQGADQAAAAEDDFWAGRCRLDALTVASAQGDKEVLDAAAGAVLSTISATRNYLLADAAGQTLKPVAGSAADILVGQAFAQASRRREALKEFQRITAVEPANAAAAAGLGLVSDPGYTWTDGGDRPAVRVAGLTDINTWAKALIERMNFKGVIKGFADRTFRPDLQIRRDEAVTMVDRVLGLEAEAKSRANDQLPYSDASSIAAWARGYLVYALRNGIITGYNDNTVRPNDPVRRSEMAALAGRVDDRTRTAIDDMELEGLLTRVDPGDPGVLHLRLDAPVEGAAGSSPASADTVLTMALNPSIYGHSRSLGLLELKPGSRVRVITGDAGTVGYIEVLGP, encoded by the coding sequence GTGAGCTACTGGCTCTACAGGGGGCAATCCCAGGTTCAGGTCGGGAACGGGCTTCCCCTGGCCAATGGGCTCTTTCTGGACGAACTTCGGCTCACCGAAGGGCCCGGGGTTTACCGGTTGGTCGTTAACGCCGATGCCGGAGGCACTACGCTGTCGCGGGTCGTTTACGTCATCGCCCGCGGCGGGGCCTTCGCTGAGCGGCGAGTGACGGGCGCCGCCTCCCCGCAGGCGCGCATCGCCTGGACGGACGATCCCCGCCTGACCCTCACCGGCCCTTACGCCGGGAGCAAGGTCTATGTCCGGAAGCTGACCGAGCCGACTGAGGCCCTCGCTGTGTATGATCTATCACTGCCGGGCGCGGCGGCCACTACGACGCTCGGGCTGAACCTCGCCGCCGGGGATGGGGTCTACCGTCTCACCTATGACCCGGTGCCGGGCTCGACCGCCACCCGCTCGGACACCACGGTCGTCCTCGACCAGCCGTCAGATCCCTGGACCCCGGTCACCGTGCCGGCCGGCCAGTCGCTTCCGGTGACGGCCGGGGCCGCCTACTCGACGACGCGTCAGCTCACCCTGACCGGCACGTCCGCCAATGAGAAGGTCGGGCTGTTTGTCTACAACGCTGCGGGAACCAGGCTCCAATATGTGACTGCCTCGCGCTCGGCCGACGGCTCGTTCTCGGGCGGCGTTTACCTCAATGGCGCCAATGACGACACCTATCTCATCAGCATCGCCGACGGTCCGGCCGGGGCTCAGACGCTGACGGTCCGCTGGTCGGTGGTGGTCAAGGTGGGATCCGGCGGGGCGGGGGTGGGAGCGGGGGCGACGACCAGCGGGACCAGCGCGGCGACACTTCTGCAGGGCGCCGACCAGGCCGCCGCGGCCGAGGATGACTTCTGGGCGGGCCGGTGCCGTCTGGATGCCCTCACCGTGGCCTCCGCCCAGGGCGACAAAGAGGTCCTCGACGCGGCCGCGGGCGCCGTCCTGTCGACCATCTCCGCCACCCGCAACTACCTCCTCGCCGACGCGGCCGGACAGACCCTGAAACCCGTGGCCGGGTCGGCCGCCGACATCCTCGTCGGCCAGGCCTTCGCGCAGGCCTCCCGGCGGCGCGAGGCGCTGAAGGAGTTCCAGAGGATCACGGCTGTCGAGCCGGCCAATGCGGCCGCCGCGGCGGGCTTAGGCCTTGTCTCCGACCCCGGCTACACCTGGACCGATGGCGGCGACCGGCCCGCGGTCCGCGTCGCCGGGCTCACCGACATCAACACGTGGGCCAAGGCCTTGATCGAGCGGATGAACTTCAAGGGCGTGATCAAGGGCTTCGCCGATCGCACCTTCCGCCCGGATCTCCAGATCCGCCGGGACGAGGCGGTGACCATGGTCGACCGCGTCCTCGGTCTCGAAGCCGAGGCCAAGAGCCGGGCGAACGATCAGCTCCCCTACAGTGACGCTTCGTCCATTGCCGCCTGGGCCCGCGGCTATCTCGTCTACGCCCTGCGGAACGGGATCATCACCGGCTACAACGACAACACCGTCCGGCCCAACGACCCGGTCAGACGGAGTGAGATGGCCGCCTTGGCCGGTCGGGTCGACGACCGCACCCGTACGGCCATCGACGACATGGAGTTGGAGGGGCTCCTGACCCGGGTCGACCCCGGGGATCCTGGGGTGCTCCACCTGCGGCTGGACGCGCCGGTCGAGGGCGCGGCGGGCTCATCGCCGGCCTCGGCGGACACGGTCCTCACCATGGCCCTCAACCCGTCCATTTACGGCCACTCGCGGAGCCTGGGGCTGCTGGAACTGAAGCCGGGCTCGCGTGTCCGGGTGATCACCGGGGACGCCGGCACGGTTGGGTACATCGAGGTCCTGGGTCCCTGA
- a CDS encoding multicopper oxidase domain-containing protein, which yields MPIFDVHTVHVHGGHVLTQVDGVPETSWGVPVTLPGTPAISVTYLFKPDHPGTFFYHCHQEASEHVQMGMYGALNVYPSVESLAAVGIYQSSKTGRWYHNLVFQPQIPVTATNRNFAYDDINTFFNSDWVVLLSDVDSRWHDAVLTDAPFNPVDYKPDYWGGPSPIPCCRRCCRLRWCRISGTRFPPAMTLSSRSAPGIRGSANRLTSSFSASPTWVISPYPSMSTDGTP from the coding sequence ATGCCGATCTTCGACGTGCATACGGTCCACGTCCATGGTGGTCACGTCCTGACCCAGGTCGACGGCGTTCCGGAGACGTCCTGGGGCGTGCCGGTCACCCTCCCCGGCACACCGGCGATCAGCGTGACCTACCTCTTCAAACCAGACCACCCCGGAACCTTCTTCTACCACTGCCATCAGGAAGCGTCCGAGCACGTGCAGATGGGAATGTACGGAGCGCTGAACGTCTATCCATCAGTCGAAAGCCTCGCGGCGGTCGGGATTTATCAGAGCTCAAAAACCGGCAGATGGTACCACAACCTCGTCTTCCAGCCCCAAATCCCGGTGACGGCGACCAACCGGAATTTCGCCTACGATGACATCAATACGTTCTTCAACAGCGATTGGGTCGTGCTTCTGTCGGACGTCGACTCGCGCTGGCACGACGCAGTGCTGACCGACGCGCCCTTCAACCCGGTCGACTACAAACCCGATTACTGGGGCGGGCCTTCCCCGATACCATGCTGCCGACGGTGTTGCCGGCTTCGCTGGTGCCGGATTTCGGGTACTCGATTCCCGCCGGCTATGACGCTTTCGTCAAGGTCAGCACCGGGAATTCGAGGATCGGCAAACCGCCTGACAAGTTCCTTCTCCGCCTCTC